Genomic DNA from Hordeum vulgare subsp. vulgare chromosome 2H, MorexV3_pseudomolecules_assembly, whole genome shotgun sequence:
GCGCCGTGCACGCAGACGTCGCCGGAGAGGGAGGCGCTGGCGGCGATGACGCAGACCGTGTCGAAGGACCCCGCGCCGCCCATCTCCTTGCAGGTCCGCGTGCTCGCCGCGCGGTCCCGGCACTGCAGCTCCCCCTGCGCCGCCTCCGGGTCCTCCGCGtacccgccgccgacgacgaccCCGTACGGGAGCCGCGCGAGGCGGTCCTCCTCGGGCCGCACCGCCAGCGCCGACGCGGAGAAGCGGCCGCCAATCAGTCCTGCCGCCGCGACGAGCAGCGCGGCCCAGCGGGCGAGgcgcctcgccgtcgtcgccgagcGCTCCGGACCCCGAATCATGGCTCAGCAGCGCATACTGTACCGGAGCGGGCCGGGCGGGCAGGCAGCGCGTCCGATGCGCggcgggtggcggcggcggcggctgcggaaGACGGATCTCGGGCGGGATCTGCAAACCCTAGCGGCGCCCGCGCGCGCGGGGGGACGGGGAGGGGGGCGGCGACGAAGGAGAGCGTGCTGCTCGGCGGGGGAAGCGCGTGCGCGAGGAGAGAGAaagtagagagagagggagtggagcttagagagagagagggagagggggggtgGGCGAAGGTGGCCAGCTGGACTGTTTTGTCGGGTCATCGGCGTCATCAGTCCacctccacacacacacactgacGGTTATTAACACCGCGCCGTCGTTTTCACTTCTTCCCCCTctcttccttccactcctttcatGTAGTAATTCTCAAACACACGACCCCCATGGGTTTGTATGAGGTCCTATGAAATTTCATAAATATCAACCGAATTATGTTCCATTTTCATGCCCCTAGGTTTCTCTCTGCCGCGTCGTCGACGGCGGGTCTTCTCGGCCCCTTCCCTCTCCTCCCTGCGTCCGCGTCATGCTTTCCTTGCCCCTCTTCCGTGGGATTTTGACCGCCGCCAGATCCGCTACTGGTCGTGGATGGGGAGTCACGGGTTGGCCATGGTCGTGGCAACATTGGTGGTGGGGAGGGGTCCGGATGGCCAGGGAGACGAACCTCCCTTGTTGGCGATCGTGTTGGGTTTGGGACGAACTTCGCTCGTTTTGAGTCTCTCACTAGGGCACTTTTTTGCGTATAGATATCAGCTAAAAGTATAAAAAAACGATGGGTACCATGAAACGATGTGAAAATATTAGCTAAACCCTATTTTCACTATATAATGAAAGAGCATGTATCTTTTCATAGAGATGATACCGTGCTTTTGTGCAGTGGTTAGCATGTGCGTAGATAGCGTTGTAAGTTCGAGCCGGCCAATTGTCCTTTATGTATCTCATTTCTCTCACTTCGTCATATTTCTCTTACACCACCACGTGGAAcccacatgtcaaggatagatttattcatctagcatgctgtcaagcgGGGCCCATAAATGTTGGCTAGGGGATTCCATGCAATTAAATACTTCCTTCATTccataatataaaagcgtttttTTACAATGATGTAAAAAACACTCAtatattatgggacagagggaCTATAGTGTAGGGGTGTTTCCTCAAAAATAAACTCGTGCACGTCACTTCGGTCACTGAGAGTGGGCCATAGTCACGTTGACACGCCACGTAAATGCAGGATACTGATTAAGTGATCGTAATTGCACGAGAATGCAAGTTGGGTGACCACATATCTGTATTttcaaagttttagcatcaaatTGGACATCGAGAGCAAGTTTTATGACTCCCGATGATATTACCTCAATTCTCAAAACACAATCCATGGTTTCTCTGAGATCCTACGAAATTTCATATATATTGGTCGATTTATGTTCCACTCCCATCCCCATAGGTTTCTCTCCCGTCGGCGACCGCCATCCCcatcctcgccgccgtcgacggCGGGTCTTTCTAGTCCCTTTTCCCTCCTCTCTCCGTCTCCCTCATGCTTTCCTTGTCCCTCTGCCGTGAGATTTTGACCGACACCAGATCCACTAGTGGTCATTGTTGGGGGGCCATGATAGCCATGGTGGTGGCAACATTGGTGGTGGGGAGGGGTATGTACGGCCAGTGAGGCGAACCTCCCTCGTTGGCGACCGCATTGGGTCCAGGGGGTGAGGGATCCCCTTCTAACTGCTGCAAAAAATGCAGGATTTTGTTGTCGTTCTCCACCGACGATGTTCGGGAGGGACGGAATGCAGAAAATGAAGGAGTTTGTGGCCGCAGTAGCATAGACGTGAGGAGGAGTGTTGGAATGTAATGTTCGGCACTCTCTCATAGCTCAGACTTTGGAGCAACTAGTTGAAGCATGAATTCAATAAAAAATTACTAAAGAACACAACAAGATGAATGCTTTATTGATAATATGTCTTAGGATGGTTGCTGGCTGGGATACACGATTACACGTATGGCTAACTTGGAGGTGGTTTTGTTGCGGTGATGGTGATGGCAGCGGCTAGGGTTGATGAATGACTTCTGATGCGGAGATGAAGTTCTGGTGGCTCTCCTATTGCGAATCTGACGAAGGCCCCTTTATAATAGTTGTATGGTTGGACAAGGAGGCATGGTGCATGATATGAGACTTGGTACGAGAAGCCGTCTTGGGCTATGTTGTGCCCGGTGCGCCTCCTACCTGATCTTTTTTATCTCCATTTTACTTCTTTTCATGTATATGCTTGATCTGGTCTATGTTTAATCCATATTTtgtgaaaacaaaataaaaataaagaaatttGAAATTATTTGCATTCATTAGTCATTAGTAACAATATTGGAGGAAGCATttcatattttataaaataaaccGGTTTAAATAAGGTGTGATGAGTGTAAAAATAACACATCACCAGCGAGTACTTTATGGCAGGCCAGAGTGACGCTAGAGGACGGGTGGTGCGAATTCCCACCTTAGACCATATCACTGTGGCCATCGGAAGGTCGGCCATGGCGCGGGGCAGAAGTGTGTGCGGCCACTCCGCACCGACATGCCCCGACGTGCATAGTTATATCGCCTTGATGTATTCTTCAAACAAGACCCCACTCCGTCCTCGTAAAAAGCCGACGTTCTAGATGGTGTAACGGCAAGAATAAATGCTAACAGAGTTTCTCAAAACACAATTTACCTCGAAAGCATTTAAGAGAGAACCCAAACGCCCGATTTCGAATACCATGTAAAAATAAAAGGATTTCAAATTAATATTTTTTTCACAGGATCAAAGGAAGTGTATGAGAGGATTATATCCCTCCCATTCCAAAATTTAAGTCTCTCTCACATTCCAGGATTCGGTTCCAATGTTTTGCACGAAAAAGACGAGGAAAGCCGTGAGAAAAGAAAGATCCAATAATGGAAGTTATTAGTTAACTCGTAATTGATGGCACAAGTAGCTAGCTTATCCGCTTCTCCATACATATCCACATGGATTGCACAAAGGCAACAACACCACAAGAGGAAAAGTGAAGGGTTCCTTTCGTTTTATTTTGTGGACAACGACGTCCCAAAtttgcctgcctgcctgccggtGTCATCCGTCGCAGGATAAACAACCGTTAAAGCCTTGCGTACGTGTGAAtgtgtgtgcgtgcgtgtgtgtcaCCGGCAATGGCCTCCGGTTGGTCTGCTGGTGCGATGATAACGACGTCCGTTTTGCCAATTGCTATTGCCATCCACATCAACAACATCCACCCGGAGCTTTCCGAATGCCCCTTTCCCTCGTCTCGTTGCCATCTTTGCCGCTTGGAACTTGGGCGCCGCTCGCCTGTTTCAggctgctaattttcctttcatggAAAACATCTGGCGATGGCAACATTTTTCGGCGCCCTCTCCTCGACGGGGCGTGTGTGGTCTCATGGGTGCCAGCCCGGCCGCCCTGTTCGATGGGCGTGTTGTAATGGTTTTTTATTTGGTTTTCCGTTAATTAACTCAACAACTTCTCTCTTCCTAACCAATAAGAATGGTAAATATTTTGCCTTGTTCAAGAAGGCATCTTTTTGGGTATAAACTCCATCTaatttatttcaaaaataatgtatAAGACGACAGGGAATACTGGTAGACAACACTCTAGGTGTCGCGTCTAAAAAAACACCCTATAAGTGCTATGGAAATGAAATACGGAAAATTTATTACTTAGTTGTGATTGGGAGACAATAAGAAATAACAATtcatgtttgattttttttttctagaCTAAAACTGCAATTGACGTGACATTTTAATCAGACACTCTACATTATTTTTTCTAGACTAAAATGATTTGTTATATATTTGTTGGGCGTGTTGTAACGGTTTTTGTCTGGTTTTTTTTACTTAATCAGACAACTCTCTTTTTCTTAATAAATGAAAATGATAAATCTTTTTCCTTATTTAGGAAGACATTTCTAGCTACAAACTCCATTTAatctatttcaaaaataatgtatTAGTTAATAGGGCATACTTGTAGACAACACTGTAGGTGTCACGTCTACAAAAACACGCTATAGGTGCTATGGAAACAAAATACGAAGAAATATACTATAACACTATACTTCTTAATGGTATTGATTTTGACCTGGTCAACAATTTCTGAAAGCTCTCTCATTCCTTATTTTATTTATACCTTTATAACACTATATTTCTTAGTTTTAAGTAGTCCAAATTTAACTGAAGTCTTCAAGACTCCAATTAAAATGGGTCAACCGATTTTGATCGAACCATAATTTCTCAAAACTCACTCCTTCAATTCTTTAGACAAATACGCTATACTTCCTAATGGGTTTGGTTCACGATTTTGACCGAACCAACAATTTTtcaaatcaacaacaactagcctATAAAAACATATCAATCATGCCCATGCAGCCGTCGACGTAATTTTTTTCCACATATATTAGGTTGGTTAACATATAATATAGAATCACACCACGAAAGGCCCATCAAATTACCGAATCTTCTATTTCTAAATAGCTACAACCCACTAGCTATTTTTTACAAACATGCAAATATGTCACATGAGTAACTCATGCATGTAAGTCATAAATTACATTGTTTTTTAATTACTTTATGCATGCAAGCACCACATCATTAATTCATGCATGGTACTCTTAAGTTTCTTTTGCATTAAATTTTGTATTAACGATATATGTGTTGGTCGCATGTACCATACATATGTAGTTCACATTCATATTTTTGTTAAAAATGACATTATTTTAGTGCATTTTTTCTCGTTTATACTCTTTATATTTCATTTTCATTTGTAAGCTTACATTCACTTTTCATAAGTTATAGATGTTTTTTAACAACTTTCATGATTCTTTTAGCCAGTTCCCCGCAGCAACGCGTCGGGGCATCACCTAGTTATAAATAATAAACAAAACACACTATGTCATTTCCCCACACATGAAACAAAATATTCCAttagtttcaaaatataagggaTATTATTTTTTTGAAAGTCAAATTCTTAAACTTTGACCAAGTTGAGGGCAAAATATTGGCATCCACAATATTAAATATtaaatatgaaaattcatttaAAGATGAATCTAATCACAACAAATTTAATCATATTTAAAAGGTTTATATTTTTAAACAAAGTGATTAGGTTTTCTAATCTAACAACGCAGCAAAGCCCGCCCAGTCCTTCTAGTCAGCACTAGTTGTGACTAGGAAACGGTAAGAAATAACAATTCATGTTTGATTTCTTTTTTAGACTTAAAGTGCAGTTGAGGTGACATTTTAATTTTACAGATCATACTGTATCGCcttgcaagcatataactcaACTTTTTAAAATTATTTCTTGAAAAACTTCTTAGCATTATTTCCACGAAAAGGGAGATTTCTACCGGTTGCATGGAAATCCATCTTGATTTAGTGTTTGATTTTTTTCATAACTCCAACAACTGGAATAATTAGAATTTGTATTTTTGTAATGTTTAAGCAAGCAAATATCACTTGAAAATGATGCGCAACATGATGGAGACAACGAGTTCCATTTCCCATTGCACGTGGATTTTTCTAGAAGAAACTCCCTTCCAAGAAAGCAAATTCACCAGACGACATGGAATCAAGAAAAATGTGTGAAATTCGAACAAATACAGGAAATGTCACATTGCTTGAACTATGTATGCGCCTACTTCTGAAATAAAAagttaaataaaaataataaatcaTATAACAATATAGTTGTGTGTGCATCAATCCATGCAGCGGTTGGAGATTTATCTTGGTTTCCATAAAATTAAGGGTGTTGCGAGATCTCGGTCGACTGAGATTTAGCAATCCAAAAAACAAAACAGTTCATGTCCTCCATTGTAAAAAACACATCTCAACCTTGATGGGTGGTCCATAAATTAAAGCCCATCCAGTGCCGAATTCAGCATCCACGGGCCAATTCTGGGCCCTGCGCTTTTGAGGCTGGCCTTCGAGCTGCCAAATTTATCCCACGTTCCAGCTACTCTCCCGTTAATTAGCCGAACAACttgttatcctttttctttttggaaCGCTACGCATCCGTCGGATGATTTTTAAAACCTAGCTAGCCGTCGGATGCCGATCTAACGTCCCGCATCCCCGCCTCATGGTCAGTATTTATTTCCTGAAACGACGCACGAGTTGCGGAAAttttcgctttgttgcaagaaataaactttggatccgttaattcccgaaacaacggtcgagtttcagaacaATTTGCTTATCGtagattttttttcttcgtctttctaTAACATAAGTATTTTTACGAAATAATTTTTtgcaacaacggtcgagtttcaggaaTTTTTACAACGAAAGCCACGTTGCAGAAGCACTACCCAGCCGGGATCCATGCTCAACGAAGAGTTGGCACGCGGGCTGGCCTCAGGATGCTGCAGGAACGAGCAGGGAAGCTCCCCGTGGCGGGATCCGACCATGGGAGGCGgtggggcggccggcgagctcttggcagcggggcggccggcgagctcttggTTTGCTCTGGTGgaagtcgtcgtcgtcatgcAAGCCGGAGGAACAACGGTCACGGCTCATCCGCCCGGCCACGTGGTAAATAAAGAAGGCGGTGGACGCGAGAGCAGGATCAGCCGACTAGAAGGTAACTATGAATGCATCATACTTCTGAAACAAAAtgttaaataaatcatataacaaTATAGTTGTgtgtgcatcaatcgatgcagcgGGTGGGGATTTATCCTGGTTTTTCATAAAAATAAGGGTGTTGTCAGATCTCAGTTGATTAAAACTAAACCGAGTTTCAGTCAAGTGATACAACATATAAAAAGAAGAAACGTATTTTTTGCATGGATCTTCATATAAGATCTCGCGGATATAACATCGACTGAGACTTTGACTAAGATTTAGCAATCCTGAAAAGAAAATCATGTcccctttgaaaataaaacacttcAACCTTGATGGGTGCCCCATAAATTAAAGCCCTTTTGAGGCTGGCCCGTGGAGCTGCCAAAATTATCCCACGTTCCAGCTACTCCCCCGCTAAACATAGCGAGCTCGCCTCCATGGATCGCATGGCCGTCATCGCCTCCGGCCTTGCGCCGCTCGCCATTAAAGCCAGCCaaccaccacctccaccgcctCCCCCTTCCCTCCCACCGCCACCATGCGCGCCccaaccccacccctcctcctcgccggcgtccTATTACTGCTCGCCTCCGCGGCCGACGACCTGCTCGCTCCCCTCGTCGCCGCGGCCCCCGGCTCAGCACCGCAAGACCCCAATCCCGCCGGCAACGGGGCAGGCGCAAAACAGACACCCCCCAATGTCGCCGCCGCAGAGAAATCCGGGGCCGAGCAAGGCGGGGAGGAAGAGAGGCTGTTCGCTCACGCGGCGGCGGCTCTCGGGGGCGGGGGCGACGACTTCGAGGACGGCGAGCTCAAGACGTACCTGATCATCGTGTGCCGCGCCAACGGGCCCAATGGCGGCGAGGAGCTGAAGGAGTGGCACGCCTCGCTGCTGGCGTCTctgctcaacaccaccaccgacCTGGTCCTCCTCGAGGCGCTCTCCCACGTCGGCCCGCGGCTCGTCTTCTCCTTCCAGCACGTCGTCAGCGGCTTCTCCGCCCGGCTCACCGACCGCGAGGTGGCCGCGCTCTCCAAGCTGCCCTGGTGCGTCCAGGCGCTCCCCGACTCCACCCTGCGCCTCACCACCACCTACACGCCGGAGCTGCTCGGGGTGTCCGCGCCGGCCACGGGCGCGTGGAGCGTGGCCGGGAACATGGGGGAGGGCGTCATCGTCGGCATCCTCGACAACGGCATCGACCCGCGGCACGCCTCGTTCCTCGACGACGGCATGCAGCCGCCGCCCGCCAAGTGGCGCGGCGGGTGCCACTTCGCCGGCCAGGCGCCGTGCAACAAGAAGCTCATTGGCGGGCGGTCCAGGGCCCCGCAGGAGCACGGCACGCACACCTCCGGCACCGCCGTGGGCGCGTTCGTGCGGGACGTCAGCCTGCTCGGCGCCCCGGCCGCCGGGACGGCCTCCGGCATGGCGCCGCGCGCGCACCTGGCCTTCTACGAGGTGTGCCTCGCCGACACGTGCTCGGCCACGGAGGTCCTCTCCGTCACCGAGAAGGGCGCGTTCCAGGACGGCGTCGACGTCATCTCCATGTCCATCGGCGACGACACGCAGAAGCCCTTCTACAAGGACCTCATAGCCGTCGGCAGCTTCTCGGCTGTCCTGTCCGGCGTCTTCGTCAGCACCAGCGCCGGGAACGCCGGCCCGCTCGCGCGCACCGTCACCAACTGCGCCCCGTGGCTGCTCACCGTCGCCGCCAGCACCATGGGCCGCCGCATCGTTTCCAAGGTGCAGCTCGGCAATGGGCTGGTGATCGACGGCGAGAACCTGAATTGGTACAAGCCTGTCGGCGACAGCCCCCTTGTGTTCATCGCGGGCATGTTCTCCGGCGGCGCGCTCAACGCCGTCGACGTCCGCGGCAAGATCGTGGCGTGCCAGCGCAAGGAGGACCCCATCATGCTCGCGGAGATGATCCAGAAGGCGGGCGGCGCGGGTATGATCAGCTGGTCCGGCCCGAAGCGCGGCGCCGCCACCACGCCGGTCGACAACCTCTCCATCGCCGCCTCGCGGGTGACGCACGCCGACGGCGAGAAAATCATAGCGTACATCAACTCCACGCCCAACCCCACGGCCGCCCTCCGGTTCGCCGGGGCCCAGCTGAACCGGGCATCCCTGCCGGCCATCGCCGAGTACTCCTCGAGAGGACCATGCAACATGTCTAACGTCGGCGTGCTGAAGCCGGACATCACCGGGCCTGGCTCGGTCATCGCAGCCTCCATCCCCGGCGGCGCCAACGACACCGCGCCGACCCGGACCTTCGGCCTGCACAGCGGCACGTCCATGTCCACGCCACACCTGTCCGGGATCGTGGCCGTGATCAAGAAAGCGCGCCCGCAGTGGTCACCGGCGGCGATCAAGTCGGCGCTCATGACGACGGCGGACGTGACGCACCCGGACGGCACGCCGATCGTCGACGAGACGACAGGGCGGCCGAGCTGCTTCGCCATGGGCGCCGGGCTCGTGAACCCGACGCGGGCGCTGGACCCGGGCCTCGTCTACGACCTGGCGCCGGCGGACTACATCCCCTACGTGTGCGGCCTCGGGTACAACGAGAGCGTGATCAACGAGATCATCGCGCAGCCGCTGCAGAACGTGAGCTGCGTGACGGccgggaagatccaaggcaaggaCCTCAACTACCCGTCGATCATGGTGACGCTCACGCCGGCCGCGCCCGAGACCGTCGTCAAGCGCACGGCGACCAACGTAGGGGAGCCCGTGTCAGTGTACTCCGTGGAGGTCATCCCGCCGGAGGGCGTCGCCGTCGAGGTGGTGCCCAACGTGCTGAACTTCGGTCAAATGCGCCAGAAG
This window encodes:
- the LOC123424860 gene encoding subtilisin-like protease 4; this translates as MRAPTPPLLLAGVLLLLASAADDLLAPLVAAAPGSAPQDPNPAGNGAGAKQTPPNVAAAEKSGAEQGGEEERLFAHAAAALGGGGDDFEDGELKTYLIIVCRANGPNGGEELKEWHASLLASLLNTTTDLVLLEALSHVGPRLVFSFQHVVSGFSARLTDREVAALSKLPWCVQALPDSTLRLTTTYTPELLGVSAPATGAWSVAGNMGEGVIVGILDNGIDPRHASFLDDGMQPPPAKWRGGCHFAGQAPCNKKLIGGRSRAPQEHGTHTSGTAVGAFVRDVSLLGAPAAGTASGMAPRAHLAFYEVCLADTCSATEVLSVTEKGAFQDGVDVISMSIGDDTQKPFYKDLIAVGSFSAVLSGVFVSTSAGNAGPLARTVTNCAPWLLTVAASTMGRRIVSKVQLGNGLVIDGENLNWYKPVGDSPLVFIAGMFSGGALNAVDVRGKIVACQRKEDPIMLAEMIQKAGGAGMISWSGPKRGAATTPVDNLSIAASRVTHADGEKIIAYINSTPNPTAALRFAGAQLNRASLPAIAEYSSRGPCNMSNVGVLKPDITGPGSVIAASIPGGANDTAPTRTFGLHSGTSMSTPHLSGIVAVIKKARPQWSPAAIKSALMTTADVTHPDGTPIVDETTGRPSCFAMGAGLVNPTRALDPGLVYDLAPADYIPYVCGLGYNESVINEIIAQPLQNVSCVTAGKIQGKDLNYPSIMVTLTPAAPETVVKRTATNVGEPVSVYSVEVIPPEGVAVEVVPNVLNFGQMRQKMEFTVKLTRGPNAAANGTAEGSLRWISGKRSVRSQIAVLFEALPN